The Pedobacter frigiditerrae genomic sequence GGAAGCCATTCCAAATGAAATGTGGGATATGCTTGAACAAATGACAAGATCTGCTAAAGGGAGCTAACTCAATTGAATTAGAATGAAAGCTTTCAATCTTTTCAGTTTTATTTTGCTTGGTTTTATCTCCATCAACTTGAGAGGTCAAACACAGGCATCAAACAGTTTTATTAACAAGGTTGAGGCATATCAAAAAATATTTGCAACAGAAAAGCTTTATTTATCTTTTGACAAACCTTATTATAACGTTGGCGATACACTCTGGTTCAAGAGTTTTTTGCTTAACGGCGACTTAAATGCAACCAAAAGAACCGATAAGATCTATGTAGAACTTTTTAATGACAGCCTAATTTTAATCGAAAAAAGAGTAATTGCATTGAATAACGGGCTTGGATATGGAGATTTTGCGTTGAACAACAAATTAGCGGACGGCACCTACATCATTAGAGCCTATAGCAACTGGCAACAGAACTTTGGGAATGACTACTTCTTCCAAAAAAGCTTTTATATAGGCAATGTTGGCGACAAGACTTGGCTTTTGGACTCCTATCAGAAGCTAAACACCTCTAATGCTAAAAGAACGCTTGATTTAAAGATAAGAATAACAAATACGAAGAATGAAGCAGCGGGCTTAAAGGATGTGGAGGTTTACCTCATGAACAATAAAAAAAGGCTAATGAAGGCCGACCTTCAAACTTCAGTAAGTGGTGTGATAGAAACTCAAATCCCATTAGGAGAAAATAAGATAATGGGCAATTATAATTTTCTCATTATCAACAAAAAAGACAAATCCATTCAATCGGCGCTACCAATCATCTTGCAAGACGTAGATCAAGTAGATCTGCAGTTTATGCCAGAAGGAGGTTTTATGGTTAATGATATTTTTGGCAGGGTCGCTTTTAAATCTATCGGTGCAGATGGCTTGGGAAAAAATATTTCTGGCAAAATCACGAATGATAAAAATGAAGCTGTCGCTGACTTTACCACAACACACAAGGGTATGGGCAGTTTCTACTTACTTCCCAAAAAAGGGGAAACTTATTTCGCCCAGTTTAACCTAAACGGAAAGGAGCAGAAAGTACAGTTGCCACCTGTTAAATCTCAAGGAACGACATTAAGAATTGACCGGTTTTCTAAACCGGATTCAATATACATCTACATAAAGGCAAGCGAAGAAAAAAGACTTGAGAATTATCAATTATTAGCAATGGCAGGAAATGAAACCATCATATCCGCAACCATAAACCTTAAGCTAGGCTTCGGGCTGTTAAAACTTGCAAAAATAGATTTCCCCGATGGGATTATCCATTTTACGCTAATATCGCCCGATCAGCTACCCTTAAATGAAAGACAAGTATTTATTAATAGGAAGCAGAAGATTAACCTGCAGGTAAAGTCCAATAAAAGCAGCTATTCACTAAGGGACAGCGTATCTCTAGAGCTAGTTGCTACAAAAGAGGATGGCAGCCCAGTAAGTGGCAGCTTCTCTGTTTCGGTTACAGACAACGGGCAGATAAAAGACACAAATAGCGAAAACATTGCAAGTTATTTCCTTCTCCAAAGCGACATCAAGGGAAACATCGAGGATGCAGCTTGGTACTTCAGTAACGAAGAACCATCAACACTGTTAGCACTTGATAATTTATTGTTGGCACAAGGGTGGATTGGCTATCAATGGGACGACATAACTAAGGCAAGTTTAAAACCAAAGTTTAAGGCAGAAAAAGGAAACAGTATAGAAGGAAGCCTCACCAATCTCCTAAAAAACCCAGTTCCCAACATAAACGTCACACTCATGTCTTTGGGCAAGAATATATTTGTTACGGATACCACCAGCAATGCCGATGGAATATTTAAATTCATAGACCTTCCCTACCTAGACAGCGCAACCTACACTATCAAGATAAAAAATGCAAAGGGCAAAACTGCATTGGCTAACATAGTTGTACAAGAATTTGAACCTGCAAAGGACATTACCTACGTACACAGAATAAAGCCTTGGTATGTAAATGCCGACAGTACCACTTTACGTTATTACAAAAATGCAGAGAAATTAATCGCACCCGCAAAAAATGAAAGGCTTAAACTAGAAGGTAATATGCTTAGGGAAGTGGAAATAAAAGGACAGTTAAAACTTAATGCTTTCAAGCAAAAAACAGCATGGGACTCAAAATTCATAAAAGAGATTACTGAGGAAGAATTAAAAAAGATCCCAAGAAAAACATTACTGGATCTGCTAAACGAGAAAATACCAGCATTAACGGTTGGGAATTACTATGCCGACGGACCTTTTGGAATTCAACCATATGAAATAGACGGAGTGAAATATCCTCCACCTTCTAGGCCACGTAGACATGAATTTTATAATTACATGATTGGTGGATTCCTACTTTCTCATGTAATGATTGATGGTATAAACACACATTTTGTCGCTATTGGTACAGACGATCAAATCGGTAATGTCCCTTATCAGTCAAATCAATTTCAAGTAAGTAGAACTGCGCTTCATCCAGAGGTCTTCTTCACCAACAAGCACATATTTAATACTTTAAGCGCAGAGGACATTAAACACATCAACGTGTACAGAGGTGCTAGTAATTATTATTTAGACATTACAACCAGAAGTGGAAAGGGCCCTTGGATTGTTACCACGCAAGGAATTTATGTACATAGACCACTACCAATTTACAGGGCAAAAGATTTTTACAGTCCGAAATATACCGCAAATAAAAACATTTCAACTCCAGATTATCGCTCTACCATTTTTTGGGATGCAAATGTGGTAACGGGTGAGAATGGAAAAGCCACAATATCATTTTATGCAGCAGATAAACCAAGCACTTACACCATAAAAATTGAGGGGACCGATTTGCTTGGCAGGTTTGGCTACCAAAAAAGTAACATTAAGATAGCCAATCAATCAGATTCAAAATAATTATAAACCCGCTCTTATGAAAACGCTCCTTATTAACTTCATTATCTTAATAACTATCATAAGTGGCGTACAAGCTCAACAGGCTGTTCCCTTATTAGAAAAAATTAAATCACATAGTGAAAAATTGCCCATAGAAAAGCTTTACCTCTCTTTTGATAAACCGTACTACAATACCGGAGATACACTTTGGTTTAAAAGCTTTTTGCTAAATGGAGATCATACCCTAAACAATCGTACCGATAAAATATATGTAGAGCTATTTAATGATAGTTTAGTATTTGTGGAAAGCAGGGTGATTGCCTTAAACAATGGTTTGGGCTATGGTGATTTTGCCCTACAGAAAAAATTCAGGGAAGGCACTTATACCATTAGGGCTTACAGCAATTGGCAACAGAATTTTGGTAGTCGGTACTATTTTCAAAAAAGTTTATACATAGGCAAAGCCGATGAAAAAACTTGGCTATTAGATTCATATCAAAAACTGAATATCTCCACATCAAAATCAACAATAGATTTAAAATTAAGAATTACAAATATTAAAAATGAGGCCGCTGGGCTAAAAGATGTTGAGATTCATTTAATGAATGGAAAAAAAAGATTAATGAAAGCTGATTTTCAGACGAGCATTGATGGATTAATTGAAACACAAATTCCATTAGGTGATAATAAATTAAATGAGAAATATAGCTTCATCATCATTGATAAAAAAGATAATTCAAGAAAATTAACACTACCACTAATCATACAAGACCTTGACCAGGTTGATTTGCAATTTATGCCAGAAGGAGGCTATATGGTTAATGATATATTTGGAAAGATTGCATTTAAGGCAATAAATGCTGATGGCTTTGGCAAAGATATCATGGGTAAAATTGTGAATAGCAAAAATGAATTGTTAGCAGAATTAAAATCCTCACATAAAGGAATGGGAAGTTTTTATCTATTGCCACAAAAAGGAGAAAGTTATTTCGCAATCTATAGCCAGTCTGGTAAGGAACAGAAACAATTACTACCTATTGCGAGAGATGAAGGGACTACATTAAGAATTGAACCATTTTCCATTAAAGATTCCCTATACATCTATATCAAGGCAAGCGAGACAAAAAGAGTGGAAAATTACACATTATTGGCTCAAGCTGGCAATGAAAACGTAATGACCACTACGTTAAGTTTAAAAAATGGTTTTATTGCCTTTAAAGTTCCAAAAAAAGACTTTCCAGACGGAATTATTCATTTTACCTTATTCTCTCCAGATCAACAACCTTTAAATGAACGACAAGTATTTATTAATAGAAATCAAAAAATAAATGTTTCTATAACACCAAACAAGGGCACATTTACTCAAAAAGATAGTGTTTCGTTAGAGATTTTAACCACTAAAGAAGATGGATTACCCTTAAGCGGTAGTTTCGCCATAACAGTAACCGATAATGGGCAGGTAAAACAAATTGAAGATGAAAACAATATAATTAGCCATTTTTTGTTGCAAAGTGATATCAAGGGGTTAATAGAAGAACCTGGGTGGTATTTTAAAAATAATGATCCTGCAACACTACAAGCGCTAGATCAACTATTGTTAACTCAGGCATGGGTTGGTTATAATTGGCCCGAAATATTAAAGCAGAACTTAATACCATCTTTTAAAGCAGAAAAGGGAAATACAATAGAAGGAATATTAACCAACTTGGTAAAAAAACCTGTACCTAATATTAACCTTACTTTACTTTCTTTAGGTAGAAATATTTTGGTGATGGATACAGTTAGTAATTCTGAAGGAAAATTTATCTTCAAAGACTTACCTCTTGTAGATAGCGTTTCTTACACCATTAAGATAAAAAATGCTAAGGGTAAAACATCATCTGCCAATATTGCGCTTGATGAATTTATACCAGCAGCAGATATTACCACTTTTAACAATGTAAAACCTTGGTATGTTAATACGGATAGCACAACTTTGAATTATTACAAGGTTTCAGAAAAATTAAATGCCAAAACCCCAGAAAGGCTTCAATTAGAGGGAAACATGTTAAAAGAGGTTACCATAAAAGGCAAAGCAAAAACAGAAGCGTTCATGCAAACGAGTGCCTGGGACGCCAATCTAAAATTAAAAATTGATGAGGAAGAACTAAAAAAAATGCCTCGAAAATCTTTGATGGACTTGCTAAAGGATAAAATTGATGGATTTACAATTGGAACTATTTGGGCAAACTTTTGTGACACAGGCTCCAGTCGTCATAATTTTAGTAATTTCTTGGTTGGTGGTAAACTCATTTCTCACGTAATTGTTGATAATGTAAATACCTTGGCGCTTACGCAATATTTGGAAGATGATTATAATGTTACAGGCATAAGTAAAACAAGTAAATACCCTGAAGTATTTGAGGTTAACAACTATATATTTAACCGATTAAGTGCACAAGATATTGTAGAGATTAATATTTATAAAGGTTGTGCTTATTATTTTTTAGACATTAAAACGCGTAGTGGAAAAGGGCCTTGGATTATCACTGCCAATGGTGTATATGTATTTAGACCATTACCCTTATATATTTCAAAAGAATTTTATAGTCCAAAATATACAAGTCAAAATAACTCAACAGCAGATTACCGTTCAACCATTTTTTGGGATGCTAATGTGGTTACTGATGAAAATGGCAAAGCAAAAGTATCCTTTTATACAGCCGATAAACCGAGCACTTATACCATAAAAATTGAAGGCATTGATTTATTTGGTAGATTTGGTTATCAAAAGAGTATCATTAAAGTCATCAACAAAACGGAATCTAAATAGCATGAAATCTTTATTCAACCCTCAAGAACGTCAAGAAATCATAGATCGCATTGCATCATTAAGCGAAGATAGTGAAAGAGAATGGGGCAAAATGTCGGCATCGCAAATGTTAGTACATGCACAAGCCCCAATAAAAGTTGGTATTGGCGAATTGAAATTAAGTAGCAGCTTAATCTTTTTAATCTTAGGCCCCATCATTAAAAAGAAAATAATGAAGGAAGAACCTTTTGAGAAAAACCTGCCAACTCACAAAAGTTTTATAGTGAGCTACGATCCAAATTTAGAGGCCGAAAAACAAAACCTCATCAACTTAATTAACAAGTTCGATGCTCAAAAAGATAACCTTGCCATTAAACATCCAATTTTTGGTAAAATGAGCACACAGCAGTGGGATGTTTTGTTATGGAAACATACCGATCACCACTTGCGCCAGTTTGGGGTTTAAACTTTAAAAATTACCTCCGTTGCGCCAAAGCCAAATTTTCAATTGATGAAAAAATCTACGCAAGCTGTTTTTAAAAAAGGCTTTTCTAAGCTTACCATTTATATATTATTAACACTTTTTATTGTTGCCTGCCAACAGAAAAAAAATACAGAGCATACAGAATCAAAATTAAATGCTTGGAAGTTACTTAGTAAGAGTGGTAAGCTTAAAAAAACAGATACACTTATTTTTGCAGACCCACAGCTAGCTAAAATTGTAAAAGGAACGGAAGATCTTTTTACAACTTACGATACCATTAATCTTTCTAAAAATTATTCTATAAATCAACTAAAGCTGAATAGAAAACTAATTGATGAACTTAAAACAATAGAGAAAGACAGTGTAGATGGTTTTGAAATTACAGCAATACTTTCTAATCATATCCTTTCAAATATTGAGCGAATATTAAATTGGAAAAATGTCAGCCAATATGATTTAAGTCTTTTGTTAAAAAATCATTTAATAACAGCCAAATCTCCAGATAATAAATTATATAGTTTTTCATTTGATGAAAGAACAGGTGGCACATATAGAAGTATGTTGAGTATTATTTATTACAATATCGATAAGGGAGAACAAAAATTTAAACCTTTATTCGTTTCGAAAGAACAAGGGGACGATGTCTTTAACCCCGATGGTTATGGCACAATAGATACATTGCATACCAAGCAAGGTGTCAAATATCTATTAATAGGCAGTGTTGTTGGGTGTACAACATGTATTGGAAGCTATGTTGACTTTGTGCATTATAACAATGGGAAGTTCATAAAAGATTTTAATTATTCAGTAGGAACTCGAAGCAATAATACAAACATTCCTAATAGCGATTATGATGACGAAACGTCAGTTATTAATTATGATAAAAAACTCAGGAGAATAAATATATATCATATTATACCAGTGATTTAACACAAGGATGTAATTGTGGCATTAATGGCACATCGGATGATGAATATACTGATGGGAGCAATGTTAACAAAACGCAAAGAATAAACTGCTCATATACTTTAAACGGAAAAACATTCAAGTTGACCAAAAAGAAATCAATCTTAATAAAAAGCGAAAATTAACTCTTAAAAATTACCTCCGTTGCGCCAAAGCCAAACTTTTCTTTTTGCGCATCCATAAAAGTTCGCACCTGCGGATGTTTGCTTATGGTTTTGTGAATGTGATGCCTTAATGTTCCATTCCCCACGCCATGTATAAATACAATTGAGGGCATTTGATGGACTATTGCAGCATCCAGCATTTGTTGAAAATATGATAGTTGAATATCAATAATTTCAGCCTGACCTAAAAATTGATGATCGTCCCTTAGCTTTTCGATATGTAAATCTATTTCTGTTTTTGGTTGTGCAACAACAGGTTTGGTAGACGGAGCTTTGAAAAAACTTTCTTTTAGTTTTTGTGCATCAATTAGCGGAACTGGCTCATCTAATTGTATCAGCCATGCGTATTTATTAATTTCTGGGACTTGTTTTTTAGCACCACTAAAATCCTTTGCCTTAAATTTTCTGGTTAGGTTTATCGGATCTTTCGGCTTAATATTAGCCGTTGAGAAATATAAAACTTGAAAAATGAATTCTGGCCAAACTTCTAAATCTCCCAAGTTAGCACTGTATAGTTGCGTACTCGTTTTGGGTTGTATGGTACTTGCAAATTCACCCTTATAAATCCCTTTCTTATCAGTTTTTAAACTTAGCAATAGCTGGTAAGAGGTATTATTTATCAACGTGAAATGGGCAACCGCACTTGCTTTTGAATCTTCGGCAACTGCCAAAAAAACGCCAATCTCTTTAAATTCTTCATCAACAATTACAGGCTTTTGATTATCACCCTGTGAAACAACCGTTGAATTATGCCCGTGTACGTGGGTTAAATTACTTATCGCCACTGGAATTTCGAATCCATCTGTATCCGTTACACCTAATGTTAACGCATCAATTACACGAGTAACATATCCTTCTCTCTTTTCGTCTACAAAACGAACAAAATCACCTAGCTTGAACATAAATTGTCTTATTGTTAAATTGCTTTATTGTTGTATACTGCAAATTGGTCTACCATCTAATCAGTGCGCTTGCCCAAGTAAACCCTGAGCCAAAAGCAGCAAGACAAACTAAATCGCCTTCCTTAATTTTACCAGCTTCCCAAGCTTCACATAAGGCAATGGGTACAGATGCAGCTGTTGTATTTCCATATTTTTGAATATTATTAAAAACCTTATCGTCGCTTAGGCCTAACAGTTGTTGCACATATTGGCTAATCCTCAAATTAGCTTGGTGTGGCACCAATAGATCAATATCCTCAGCTTTTAAATTATTCGCAGCTAGCGCTTCCCTAATTACTTCAGGAAATTTTACCACTGCTTTTTTAAACACCGCCGGGCCATCCATATAAGGCAAGGCGGCTCCACCCTCTAATTGTTCGGTTGTCATAAATAACCCGCCCAATTCTTGCTCAGGATAACCAGGTTTTTCGGGCATCCATTTATTTGCAGCTGCACCAGGATAAAACATCGCCAAAATCTCTGCATCAGCGCCATCGCTATGCAGGTGTGTACTTAAAATTCCTTGTCCTTCTTTTTTTGCTGGCTGTAAGACAACTGCCCCTGCTCCGTCTCCAAAAATTACAGATACATTGCGGCTACGGGTTTCAAAATCCATGGCAAACGAGTGTTTCTCTGAACCGACTACCAAAATGTTTTTATACATTCCAGTTTTGATGAATTGATCGGCAATGGATAAGGCATATAAAAATCCAGAGCATTGGTTGCGAACATCAAGCGCTCCAATTTCCTTCATTTTCATTTCCCGTTGCAATAAAACACCACAACCTGGGAAATAATAATCTGGACTTAAAGTGGCGAAAATGATGAAATCTACATCTTGTGTGGTAATGCCAGCCCTTTCTATTGCAATTTTTGCTGCCTCAACCCCCATTGTGGTGGTGGTTTCTCCCAATCTATCCGCAAAGCGACGTTCCTTTATGCCGGTACGTTCTTGGATCCATTCATCATTTGTTTCCATGAAACGAGATAAATCATTATTGGTATACACATTCTTAGGAACATAATAACCAATGCCGGCGATTTTGGAACTTTGCATAAGTTTTAATTTGGATAACAAATGTAATTATTTTGGTTCATAGTCTATGGTTAATGGTCGATAGATAAATTGCTTACGAACTATTGCCATTGCCTACCAACTATGGGCTATTAACTACTAAAAATTTGTTTATTTTTGTACCATGTCAACAGAAACAAAGGAAGAAACATTTACACTCGAAGAGATTTTAACCTCTTTAAAAACTGTTCATCGTTTAATATTATGGAACGATGATGTAAATACTTTCGAACATGTGATTTGGTGCATGATGAAATACTTAGATTACAACGAGTCTCAAGCTGAAAAAATTGCTTGGGAAGTTCACAACAAAGGCAAATGCGCTGTACTAGAAGGTTCTTTTACAGAAATGGAAGTTTACAGAAAGATTTTACAACAAGAAGGATTAACAGTTTCTGTTGATTAAATTATAACAATATCAGTCTGAGCATAGTTGATGACTTTATTTTAAAGACAATCTCCCAATTTTTCTAGCAATTTGTAATCATAAAGGCTTACGAAGAGATTTTCAGTTGGTTTATGTACCCTAATTTTAATTACTTTTTAAGTGTTTGCAAGTAACTTTCAGCATTCATCACTGGAATTAAAGCACTTTTAAAATCTTTTTCATTTCGGGTAATGATCAAGTCGCAATTAGATGCGACTGCACTAAAGTATTGCATTGCATCCTCAAAATCTTTAAAATCAGAATTGATTGCTTTTTCGATAACTTCATCATCCATCGCAGAAATTGAACACAACAATTTAAACCGTCTAATTTTTTCTAACGCAACCTTTGCATTTTCGTATTTAGTAAGCAGGTAATATGTTGTAGAAATTGAAGTGGGAGAAGTATAAATTTTGATTTTCTTTTTATCTGCCAAAGTCAAAACCTTAGCTGCGGGCTTGTAATAAGTTTCCCTTTCACCCAAAAAATCAATCACAATATTTACGTCTAAAAAAATCTTTTGCATTTATTGGTGTTTTGTGTCTAAAGAGTCGACGTACTCCTCTCTTAACTTTTTATATTCAGCTTCCACAGGAATGCTTTTCCCGCTTGAAATACTTTTTACAAAAGGTGAGATTTCAAAATCATCACTCTGTTCGCGTGTTAAGGAATCAAGATAATTTTCAATTAATCGTGACAAGCTCAAATTTTTATTTGATGCATATTTCTTTGCTCGCTCAATTATGTTTTCATTAAGCTTTAATGTTAATTTCGAATCCATAATAATTAAATTTATACGGACAAATATAATAAAAACGTACGTATTTTTGATTTTAATTTCTTTAATTGAAGTCACTAATTTTCTTTAGCCTAAGTTCCTCCGAATAGACTAATGGTAAAAAACCAAAAACTAACCCAACTTCCCTAACAACTCAGTTAACTCTACTTGTGTAGCTTGCGTTTTATCCTTCGCATACCAACCGTGTAACTGTTCAGCAACTAAACCAGCATCTTCAATTTCTAGTTTCCATTGTTTCAGTAAAGTTTGCAAAATTTGAGGCCTTGGTCCCCATTTTGGTAAAGCGGGGGATTTATTTTCATCCAATACCAAAAGCACAGGAATTGCCCTTCCACCATTGGTAAGGTAATTATCCATCAACTCTAAATTTTTGTCCCTCAGCACAACCTTTAAAGAGATTTTTCCATTTGAGGCTGCAACAATTTTTTCTATCACAGGCAATATCTGTGCGGCATCTCCACACCATCCTTCGCTAATCACCAAGAAATTATAGCTTGCTTTTACATTTGAGATTGCCTCCAGCAAATCAGGATTTAGAACAGTAGTTTTTTCAACTCTGTTCATTCTTTGGATGTTCATTTTGGTATAATGCAACATTCCAAGCGAATGGTCATCACCTGTAGTTTTGTTTTCTAAAAATAGTGTGTTGATTAGTTCGCGATAACTCGAATAATCCATTCCGTTATCAAAAATATTACTGTAATTGAGCATAAAATAGCTGTAATAAAATAGTTACGCCTCGTTTTTTTAAACCATCAAAGCCGACCTTTGTCAATTCATAAGGAAAACGGAAAGAAAAATTTAAGATGAGACACTTTACTAACAAAGTTCTGCTATTTGCACTTGCATTTTGTATAATCACTGTAAAAATATTCGCTCAAACTACAGGCGAAGGTAAGATTAGCGGAAAAATTATTGAAGCCGAAACAAATCAAGCTATCCCATTTGCGGGAGCTGTACTATTAGATAAAAAAACAAAAGTTATTGTTAAAGGAGTACAAACAGATGCCGATGGTAATTTCATTTTAACCAATATACCAAAAGGCACTTACACGTTTAAAGCAAGTTATGTTGGTTTTCAAACGATGGTTAGAGACTCTGTTTCTATATCAGACGCTGTTAAAACAGTAGATTTTGGCACCATTAAAATGAAACCTGCTAAAGGCAATTTATTGAATGAGGTGCAGGTTACGGCTCCAAAAACCACAATGCAATTGGGTATTGATAAAAAAGTTTTTTCGGTAGACCAAAGTTTAGTAAGTGAAGGCGGTTCTGCATCAGATTTATTGCAAAATGTTCCATCTGTACAAACAGACATAGAAGGCAATGTAAGTTTACGTGGTTCTGCTGGTGTTAAGGTTTTAATAGACGGTAAACCATCATTAATTGCTGGCGGTAATGTTGCTCAAATCCTGCAATCAATTCCTGCTAGTTCAATTGAAAGTGTAGAACTGATTACAAATCCATCAGCAAAATATGATGCTGAAGGGCAGTCTGGTATCATCAACATTGTTTTAAAGAAAAACAAAAAACTTGGGTTTAATGGTTCACTTGCCTTATCAGCGGGAAATCGTGATAATTATAATGCTAACACCAGCTTAAGTTTCCAAAACAGTAAAATTAATCTTTACGGAAATTACGGCTATCGTTACGGAAATCGTATAGGTGGTGGTTACAACAACATCGATTACATTAACCCAATCAATTCCATTCCTACTGGTTTTGCCGACCAACTTTCTAACTCTAAAGATTTAAATAAAAGTCATAATTTAAAAGCAGGCATTGATTATTATCTAGCAGAAAAAAGTGTTGTCAGCTTTTCAACTGGTTTTAACCTTAGAAATGAAGATGAAAACGAGTTTTTGAACATTGATAAATTGGGCGCTGCAAAAAACCCACTTGAATTAAGCAGAAGAAGAAATGCTGAAAACGGAGATGGAAAAAGTGTTGACTTGAACGTAGATTTCTCCCAAAAATTCAAAAAACCTAAAGAAGAACTTACAGTTAATTTAGGCTTTTCACAGGGTAATAATGATAGTTTTCAAATTTACAATACAAACATCTATAATACCAACGGAACAGCAGTTAATAATATAGACATACAACAAACCGATAGATCAAACTTTAACAGAAACTACAATGCCCAATTA encodes the following:
- a CDS encoding DUF1569 domain-containing protein — its product is MKSLFNPQERQEIIDRIASLSEDSEREWGKMSASQMLVHAQAPIKVGIGELKLSSSLIFLILGPIIKKKIMKEEPFEKNLPTHKSFIVSYDPNLEAEKQNLINLINKFDAQKDNLAIKHPIFGKMSTQQWDVLLWKHTDHHLRQFGV
- a CDS encoding Smr/MutS family protein — its product is MFKLGDFVRFVDEKREGYVTRVIDALTLGVTDTDGFEIPVAISNLTHVHGHNSTVVSQGDNQKPVIVDEEFKEIGVFLAVAEDSKASAVAHFTLINNTSYQLLLSLKTDKKGIYKGEFASTIQPKTSTQLYSANLGDLEVWPEFIFQVLYFSTANIKPKDPINLTRKFKAKDFSGAKKQVPEINKYAWLIQLDEPVPLIDAQKLKESFFKAPSTKPVVAQPKTEIDLHIEKLRDDHQFLGQAEIIDIQLSYFQQMLDAAIVHQMPSIVFIHGVGNGTLRHHIHKTISKHPQVRTFMDAQKEKFGFGATEVIFKS
- a CDS encoding beta-ketoacyl-ACP synthase III — encoded protein: MQSSKIAGIGYYVPKNVYTNNDLSRFMETNDEWIQERTGIKERRFADRLGETTTTMGVEAAKIAIERAGITTQDVDFIIFATLSPDYYFPGCGVLLQREMKMKEIGALDVRNQCSGFLYALSIADQFIKTGMYKNILVVGSEKHSFAMDFETRSRNVSVIFGDGAGAVVLQPAKKEGQGILSTHLHSDGADAEILAMFYPGAAANKWMPEKPGYPEQELGGLFMTTEQLEGGAALPYMDGPAVFKKAVVKFPEVIREALAANNLKAEDIDLLVPHQANLRISQYVQQLLGLSDDKVFNNIQKYGNTTAASVPIALCEAWEAGKIKEGDLVCLAAFGSGFTWASALIRW
- a CDS encoding ATP-dependent Clp protease adaptor ClpS codes for the protein MSTETKEETFTLEEILTSLKTVHRLILWNDDVNTFEHVIWCMMKYLDYNESQAEKIAWEVHNKGKCAVLEGSFTEMEVYRKILQQEGLTVSVD
- a CDS encoding PIN domain-containing protein, with the translated sequence MQKIFLDVNIVIDFLGERETYYKPAAKVLTLADKKKIKIYTSPTSISTTYYLLTKYENAKVALEKIRRFKLLCSISAMDDEVIEKAINSDFKDFEDAMQYFSAVASNCDLIITRNEKDFKSALIPVMNAESYLQTLKK
- a CDS encoding DUF6364 family protein, coding for MDSKLTLKLNENIIERAKKYASNKNLSLSRLIENYLDSLTREQSDDFEISPFVKSISSGKSIPVEAEYKKLREEYVDSLDTKHQ
- a CDS encoding thioredoxin family protein gives rise to the protein MLNYSNIFDNGMDYSSYRELINTLFLENKTTGDDHSLGMLHYTKMNIQRMNRVEKTTVLNPDLLEAISNVKASYNFLVISEGWCGDAAQILPVIEKIVAASNGKISLKVVLRDKNLELMDNYLTNGGRAIPVLLVLDENKSPALPKWGPRPQILQTLLKQWKLEIEDAGLVAEQLHGWYAKDKTQATQVELTELLGKLG
- a CDS encoding outer membrane beta-barrel protein, which translates into the protein MRHFTNKVLLFALAFCIITVKIFAQTTGEGKISGKIIEAETNQAIPFAGAVLLDKKTKVIVKGVQTDADGNFILTNIPKGTYTFKASYVGFQTMVRDSVSISDAVKTVDFGTIKMKPAKGNLLNEVQVTAPKTTMQLGIDKKVFSVDQSLVSEGGSASDLLQNVPSVQTDIEGNVSLRGSAGVKVLIDGKPSLIAGGNVAQILQSIPASSIESVELITNPSAKYDAEGQSGIINIVLKKNKKLGFNGSLALSAGNRDNYNANTSLSFQNSKINLYGNYGYRYGNRIGGGYNNIDYINPINSIPTGFADQLSNSKDLNKSHNLKAGIDYYLAEKSVVSFSTGFNLRNEDENEFLNIDKLGAAKNPLELSRRRNAENGDGKSVDLNVDFSQKFKKPKEELTVNLGFSQGNNDSFQIYNTNIYNTNGTAVNNIDIQQTDRSNFNRNYNAQLDYTLPVGKSGKIEAGLRSQVRISKSSTYADELSPVNGQFNFNYALSNEFNNKDQVHAAYVNYQNQINNFGYQVGLRAEDAALDTRLGAYDINSNLNYIPGRVAYTRLYPSVFLTQKLKGEHQLQLSYSRRVNRPRGWDTNPFLDVSNPLNYRQGNVNLLPEDVHAFEFSHSKFWTKFSLISSVYMRQTNDVIQRIRTEPDANGITITTPQNLTRSINSGLELIGKFDLFKSWNFTANVNLYQSKIKGVPAFGIVENSGFSYNTNLTNNFVLPYGVTLQLRGEYRSREVMAQGIRKAMYGVDAGAKYDLNKKASLSLNVRDVFASRKWQMQTTGSTSIVDFSRLFGGTQANLTFSYRFGKTDFSFKKTKKADEQGSRPDEESF